From a single Apium graveolens cultivar Ventura chromosome 2, ASM990537v1, whole genome shotgun sequence genomic region:
- the LOC141699636 gene encoding uncharacterized protein LOC141699636: MIGFEGAIAVEARGHSGGLAMLWKNKEKVTLNSLSNNHIDVTVEVHGLHKFRLTGFYGEPNRAKRYETWNLLRRLSTEPLSPWCIIGNMNNVLNQLDKRGGRLYPNHLIQGFQSILDDCNLHDLASEGYQFTWERSCGPDERIEIKLDRALINDSLMAQFAEAKLTNLEISTSDHDPIFLEPMVVTNVISVAHFRFENAWLKEPMCKKIMEDTWHMNQGKTLQDKIVICSVVLQKWGKEITGCFKNCINQCKMIMKMVKGRTDANSRKLYKEESKKLKEIYSQQEIFWRQRSKQLWLREGDQNSKFFHSSTKMRRKINHITFLANNADVQNSVLLDDIDTKEVKDALFHMHPDKSPGSDGMSPGFYQKYWSTMGEDVVNVVKKFFANGTFDKHLSIL, from the exons ATGATAGGCTTTGAAGGAGCTATTGCAGTGGAGGCTCGAGGTCACAGCGGTGGACTAGCTATGTTATGGAAAAATAAAGAGAAGGTTACGTTAAATAGTCTCAGCAACAACCATATAGACGTGACTGTGGAGGTTCATGGTCTTCATAAGTTTAGACTCACAGGTTTCTATGGGGAGCCGAATCGAGCTAAGAGATATGAAACTTGGAATCTGTTGAGGAGACTAAGTACAGAGCCATTGTCACCATGGTGCATTATCGGCAACATGAATAATGTGTTGAATCAGTTAGATAAAAGAGGAGGCCGCCTGTACCCTAATCATCTAATACAAGGTTTCCAAAGTATCTTGGATGATTGTAATCTACACGACTTGGCCTCGGAAGGGTATCAGTTTACATGGGAGAGAAGTTGTGGCCCTGATGAACGGATCGAGATCAAACTTGATAGAGCTCTGATTAATGATAGTTTAATGGCTCAATTTGCAGAAGCTAAGCTGACAAACCTGGAAATTTCCACCTCGGACCACGACCCAATCTTCCTTGAACCAATGGTTGTGACTAACGTTATCTCAGTTGCACATTTTCGATTCGAAAACGCGTGGCTAAAAGAGCCTATGTGTAAGAAAATCATGGAAGATACATGGCACATGAACCAAGGGAAAACATTGCAGGATAAAATAGTTATATGCTCGGTTGTTTTGCAGAAATGGGGAAAGGAAATTACAGGATGTTTCAAAAACTGTATAAATCAGTGTAAAATGATCATGAAAATGGTGAAGGGTCGAACAGATGCTAATTCAAGGAAGCTGTATAAGGAGGAATCAAAGAAATTAAAAGAGATTTATAGCCAACAAGAAATCTTTTGGCGTCAACGTTCCAAGCAATTGTGGTTGAGAGAGGGGGACCAGAATAGTAAGTTCTTTCATTCGTCTACAAAAATGCGGCGTAAAATAAATCATATTACATTTCTGGCTAATAATGCAG ATGTTCAGAACAGTGTTTTATTGGATGATATTGACACTAAAGAGGTGAAGGATGCACTGTTCCATATGCACCCGGATAAATCCCCCGGGTCGGATGGCATGAGCCCGGGGTTTTATCAGAAGTACTGGAGTACCATGGGGGAAGATGTCGTGAATGTAGTTAAAAAGTTCTTTGCAAATGGGACATTTGATAAGCATCTTAGTATCTTATAG